The proteins below are encoded in one region of Chelmon rostratus isolate fCheRos1 chromosome 21, fCheRos1.pri, whole genome shotgun sequence:
- the LOC121624528 gene encoding inhibitor of nuclear factor kappa-B kinase subunit alpha-like, with protein MEKPPFRQNQNCGDWELKERLGMGGFAHVYLYQHHETNEKLAVKMCRLELTARNKDRWSREIQIMKKLNHINVVTARDVPEEVKHIALNDLPLLAMEYCSRGDLRKMLSKPENCCGLKESEVLSLLNDVGSGIQYLHENKIIHRDLKPENIVLQDINGKLVHKIIDLGYAKDLDQGSLCTSFVGTLQYLAPELFENKPYTVTVDYWSFGTMVFECSCGFRPFLHNLQPVQWASKVRNKGSKDIMAVEDLNGEVKFSTHLPYPNNLSSTLLEPMEALLQLMLKWDPVQRGGRVNTDTKKPLCFEVLEQILSMKVVHILNMTTAQVYSFQLSPDESLHSLQKQIEAKTKIEVVNQELLQETGVSLDPRKPAAQCVLDGVRGWDTYIVYLFDKSITTYSGPFSARQLPDKVNTIVQEAKTQLPLVVLKKVWGEAVSYICGLKEDYSRLFQGQRAAMLSLLRYNTNLTRCKNSMFGFSQQLKAKLDFFKSSIQYDLEKYSDQMHYGISSEKMLKAWQENEERAAAFAQVAEVSHLDDEIMALHSEIVELQRSPYARRQGDKMEQLEEKAIELYKQLKMKCKTPEPDVSSDSSEMVKAIIQTVQNQDKVLKDLYTHLSKILISKQKIIDLFPRIEKTLESIKDADNTVMQMQIKRQREFWHLLKIACAQNSSRNSIAASPESSNLLQVSQWSQSAQPVSSPHPLTSLPGPNDSDAAPRLLQENQRYLSQLTSLMQEAADEQTKSIVDQDWSWTKYETLTTKLKKRNA; from the exons ATGGAGAAACCTCCGTTCAGGCAGAACCAGAACTGCGGAGACTGGGAGCTGAAAGAGAGGCTGGGCATGGGCGGGTTTGCCCATGTTTACCTCTATCAACATCAT gaaacaaatgaaaaactagctgtgaaaatgtgccGTCTCGAGCTCACGGCAAGGAATAAGGACAGATGGAGCAGAGAAATCCAGATCATGAAAAA gttAAATCACATCAATGTCGTGACAGCCCGAGATGTCCCGGAGGAAGTGAAGCACATAGCCTTAAACGATCTTCCACTGCTGGCCATGGAGTACTGCTCCAGGGGAGACCTGAGGAAG ATGCTGAGCAAACCTGAAAACTGCTGCGGTCTGAAAGAGAGCGAAGTGCTTTCATTACTCAATGATGTTG GATCTGGTATCCAGTATCTGCACGAGAACAAGATCATACACAGAGACCTTAAACCTGAAAACATCGTGCTGCAAGATATCAACGGAAAG CTGGTTCACAAGATCATTGACTTGGGCTATGCTAAAGACCTGGACCAGGGCAGTCTGTGTACCTCCTTCGTTGGCACGCTTCAGTACCTG GCACCTGAACTGTTCGAGAATAAGCCGTACACTGTCACTGTGGACTACTGGAGCTTTGGCACCATGGTGTTTGAATGCAGTTGTGGTTTCCGTCCATTCCTGCACAACCTTCAACCTGTGCAGTG GGCCAGCAAAGTGAGGAACAAAGGTTCAAAAGACATCATGGCTGTAGAGGACCTGAACGGAGAAGTCAAGTTCTCCACACACCTCCCCTACCCCAACAACCTGAGCAG cacgcTGTTGGAGCCGATGGAGGCGCTGCTTCAGCTGATGCTGAAGTGGGATCCTGtccagagaggaggcagagtcaACACCGACACCAAGAAACCTCTGTGCTTTGAAGTGCTGGAGCAGATACTGAGTATGAAG GTGGTTCACATCCTGAACATGACCACAGCTCAGGTCTACTCCTTCCAGTTGTCTCCTGACGAAAGTCTTCACAGTCTGCAGAAACAAATTGAGGCCAAGACCAAGATTGAAGTGGTGaaccaggagctgctgcaggagacgGGAGTGTCACTGGATCCCAGGAAGCCGGCCGCACAGTGTGTCCTAGATGGAGTG AGGGGGTGGGACACCTACATCGTCTACCTGTTCGATAAGAGCATCACCACGTACTCTGGTCCCTTCAGTGCCAGACAGCTGCCTGATAAAGTCAACACTATCG TTCAAGAGGCTAAAACACAGCTGCCCCTGGTTGTGTTGAAGAAGGTTTGGGGTGAAGCAGTGAGCTACATCTGCGGCCTGAAGGAGGACTACAGCAGGCTTTTCCAAGGACAGAGGGCTGCTAT gttGAGTCTCCTGCGCTACAACACCAACCTGACCAGGTGTAAGAACAGCATGTTCGGCttctctcagcagctgaaggCCAAGCTGGACTTCTTCAAGAGCAGCATCCAGTACGACCTGGAGAAATACAGCGATCAGATGCACTACGGCATAT CGTCTGAAAAGATGCTGAAAGCCTGGCAGGAGAACGAGGAAAGAGCTGCCGCTTTTGCACAG GTGGCGGAGGTGAGTCATTTGGACGATGAGATCATGGCTCTGCACTCTGAGATCGTTGAGCTTCAGAGGAGCCCGTACGCTCGCCGCCAAGGAGACAAGATGGAGCAGCT agaagaaaaagcgATTGAGCTCTACAagcagctgaagatgaaatGCAAAA CACCTGAACCAGATGTGAGCAGTGACAGCTCCGAGATGGTGAAGGCCATCATTCAGACGGTGCAGAACCAAGACAAGGTCCTCAAAGATCTCTACACCCACCTCAG TAAGATCCTGATCAGTAAACAGAAGATCATCGACTTGTTTCCACGAATAGAGAAAACCCTGGAGAGCATCAAGGATGCTGACAACACAGTGATGCAGATGCAGATCAAGAGACAGAGGGAGTTCTGGCATTTACTGAAGATCGCCTGC GCTCAGAACTCATCGAGGAACTCGATAGCAGCGAGTCCCGAGTCGTCCAACCTGCTGCAGGTTTCTCAGTGGTCACAGTCAGCACAGCCCGTCAGCTCCCCACACCCCCTAACATCCCTGCCTGGGCCAAACGACAG TGATGCTGCACCGcggctgctgcaggagaaccAGAGGTACCTCAGTCAGCTGACCAGCCTGATGCAGGAGGCCGCTGACGAACAGACCAAAAGCATCGTG GACCAAGACTGGAGCTGGACCAAGTACGAAACTTTAAccacaaaattaaaaaagagaaacgCGTGA
- the adam8b gene encoding disintegrin and metalloproteinase domain-containing protein 8, with protein sequence MGASRVSLWLTWVCLVQSSAMLSHVDRYEVVRPQRLPGRQKRSLRDNQLYPDVLRYELAVEGRNHKIHLEKNRNLIGGDFTETQYSEDGQRVTTKPNEELCYYHGHIEGMEDSAVSVGICSGISGFVRARQQVYLIEPLGQSEDGDHAVYRQEDLKVSGRPGCGSSSNTSTPYDRDRGPALAGLFRSRSWKSEALAGPQRFVELFVVVDSAEYQRYGSKTKSRILGVVNHVDKLYRPLNIRVMLVGLEIWTYRDYIDVDINSETTLDNFLLWRQADLLQRMKHDTAQFVTGKDFDGDTVGLANKFAMCTENSGGVNQDHHDNPIGLASTIAHEMGHNFGLSHDAAGCVCGPSYSSGNCVMADKLRTGNQAFPRFFSDCSVEQLAEFMERAQPSCLSKPPSSVQTVAVVPRCGNGLLDPGEECDCGTAEECKNTCCDASTCRLTEGSQCAHGQCCDSCQFKAAGSVCRKSASGCDLPEYCSGASEDCPEDSFEMNGKPCYNQAQGYCYNGQCPTHEQHCWRLFGPGTKVGLDMCFDLNKRGEEGANCGRNKFGYTPCSTANRKCGSIFCGGGGESITGKRAAYTVYGVECKLAVDDDKTRNIDMVPKGTRCGPNKVCLDSRCVDLSVYGRKEDCAKKCNNNGVCNHKKECHCDPGWAPPYCDVQFADIPPGQSGVIPAVCAVLSVLLVMTVVTAGLMCCRKNRMDNYTSKRKVHSAPDKLNPMFQEPSAKDRPQISQPTFMESTATQACAPLMVTVTPSRVAPQPPKKMSSVSSTSQPEQTKPQPPSKPLPPLNKTQYNAVKPSPPPVPPVKPSTPPPPPLPPAKPRVPRLT encoded by the exons ATGGGGGCGAGCCGGGTCTCACTGTGGCTGACATGGG TTTGTCTCGTGCAGAGCTCCGCGATGTTGTCTCACGTGGACAGATACGAGGTGGTCAGACCTCAGAGGCTTCCGggcagacagaagaggagccTGCGGGACAACCAG CTTTATCCTGATGTGCTTCGGTACGAGTTGGCCGTTGAAGGGAGGAACCACAAGATccatctggaaaaaaacag GAATCTTATAGGGGGAGacttcactgaaacacagtaTTCAGAAGATGGACAACGGGTGACGACGAAACCGAATGAG GAGCTCTGCTACTATCACGGCCACATCGAAGGCATGGAGGACTCCGCGGTCAGTGTTGGGATTTGTTCGGGCATCAG CGGCTTCGTGAGGGCCCGGCAGCAGGTGTACCTGATCGAGCCTCTGGGACAGTCTGAGGATGGCGACCACGCAGTGTACAGACAGGAGGACCTGAAGGTCAGCGGCAGGCCTGGCTGCGGCTCTTCGTCCAACACCAGCACACCGTACGACCGGGATCGGGGCCCTGCGCTCGCCGGCCTCTTCAGGTCCAGATCATGG AAATCTGAAGCCCTCGCAGGTCCGCAGAGGTTTGTCGAGCTGTTTGTGGTGGTTGACAGCGCTGAG tatCAGCGATACGGAAGCAAGACCAAATCCCGTATCCTCGGAGTTGTAAATCACGTCGACAAG CTGTATCGACCTCTGAACATCCGAGTCATGCTGGTGGGGTTGGAGATTTGGACGTACAGAGACTACATTGATGTCGATATTAATTCGGAGACGACGCTGGACAATTTCCTCCTGTGGCGCCAGGCCGACCTCCTGCAGAGGATGAAGCACGACACCGCCCAGTTTGTGAC TGGCAAAGACTTCGATGGAGATACGGTTGGCCTGGCTAATAAGTTTGCCATGTGCACTGAAAACTCAGGCGGAGTCAATCAG GATCACCATGACAACCCGATAGGCCTCGCCTCCACCATCGCTCACGAGATGGGACATAATTTTGGTTTGTCCCACGATGCCGCAGGCTGTGTGTGCGGCCCGTCTTACAGCAGTGGGAACTGTGTGATGGCAGACAAGCTCAG GACAGGAAATCAAGCGTTCCCCAGGTTTTTCAGCGACTGCAGCGTGGAGCAGCTGGCCGAGTTCATGGAGCGAGCTCAGCCCAGCTGCTTGTCCAAACCACCGAGCTCCGTTCAGACCGTCGCCGTGGTCCCTCGCTGTGGCAACGGGCTGCTGGACCCTGGAGAGGAGTGTGACTGTGGCACGGCGGAG GAATGCAAGAACACGTGTTGTGATGCCTCAACTTGCCGCCTGACTGAAGGATCCCAGTGTGCTCATGGACAATGCTGTGACAGCTGCCAG TTCAAGGCGGCTGGAAGTGTGTGCAGAAAGTCGGCCAGCGGCTGTGACCTGCCTGAATACTGCAGCGGGGCGTCGGAGGACTGTCCCGAGGACAGCTTTGAGATGAACGGTAAACCCTGCTACAACCAGGCGCAGGGCTACTGCTACAACGGCCAGTGTCCCACCCACGAGCAGCACTGCTGGAGGCTGTTCGGACCAG GCACCAAAGTCGGATTAGACATGTGCTTTGATCTGAACAAACGGGGCGAAGAAGGCGCCAACTGCGGGAGGAACAAGTTCGGCTACACCCCCTGTTCAACAGC GAATCGTAAGTGTGGATCTATCTtttgtggaggagggggtgagtCCATCACAGGTAAAAGGGCAGCCTACACGGTGTACGGCGTCGAGTGTAAGCTAGCTGTGGATGACGATAAGACCAGGAACATCGACATGGTGCCCAAAGGAACCAGATGTGGACCAAATAAG GTTTGCCTCGACAGCAGATGTGTGGATTTATCCGTTTACGGGAGGAAGGAAGATTGTGCaaagaaatgcaacaacaacGGA GTGTGTAACCATAAGAAGGAGTGCCACTGTGATCCCGGCTGGGCTCCGCCATACTGTGACGTCCAGTTCGCTGATATTCCTCCAG gtcagaGCGGGGTGATACCCGCTGTGTGTGCAGTCCTCTCCGTCCTCCTGGTGATGACTGTCGTGACTGCAGGGctgatgtgctgcagaaagAACAGAATGGACAACTACACCTCCAAAAG GAAAGTGCATTCGGCTCCGGACAAGCTGAACCCGATGTTCCAGGAGCCGAGCGCCAAAGACAGACCTCAGATCAGTCAGCCCACGTTCATGGAGTCAACAGCGACACAAGCCTGCGCTCCTCTGATGGTCACCGTGACCCCCAGCAGAGTCGCTCCACAG CCGCCaaagaaaatgtcttcagtgtCGTCGACCTCACAACCTGAGCAG ACGAAACCTCAACCTCCGTCTAAACCTTTACCTCCTCTGAATAAAACGCAG tatAACGCAGTCAAACCCAGTCCTCCTCCTGTACCTCCGGTCAAGCCcagcactcctcctcctcctcctctaccccCAGCGAAGCCACGAGTTCCGCGACTCACATGA